The Stomoxys calcitrans chromosome 3, idStoCalc2.1, whole genome shotgun sequence genome includes a region encoding these proteins:
- the LOC131996243 gene encoding uncharacterized protein LOC131996243 translates to MNGTKDADGRLSPHNIEQKMLENVRNWEAVTRYAEQILRRDEMVKRVTEKVDTPTYCRHSDVERQKEQGCELLSQILSGHEYFKKYLHRMGNFTYNTYVYEAEEVEDDAKHTFFDGSHWAWRRRELETLIGDFFPDNIEQKMLENVKNWQAVTRYAEQILRRKKMALGATAHCGMEKK, encoded by the coding sequence ATGAATGGAACTAAAGACGCTGATGGGCGACTTTCACCTCACAACATAGAGCAGAAGATGCTCGAAAATGTGAGGAATTGGGAGGCAGTCACCAGATACGCTGAACAGATACTGCGTAGGGATGAGATGGTTAAACGGGTCACGGAGAAGGTGGACACACCCACTTATTGCAGACATTCAGACGTTGAAAGGCAGAAGGAACAGGGATGTGAACTTCTATCCCAGATACTATCGGGCCATGAATATTTTAAGAAGTACCTACATCGAATGGGTAATTTTACATATAACACGTACGTGTACGAGGCGGAAGAAGTCGAAGACGACGCCAAACATACGTTCTTTGATGGCAGTCACTGGGCTTGGCGACGCAGGGAACTAGAAACGCTAATTGGCGACTTTTTCCCCGATAACATAGAACAGAAGATGCTCGAAAATGTAAAGAATTGGCAGGCAGTAACCAGATACGCTGAACAGATACTGCGTAGAAAAAAGATGGCCCTTGGCGCAACGGCGCACTGtgggatggaaaaaaaataa